The Exiguobacterium mexicanum genome includes a window with the following:
- a CDS encoding dicarboxylate/amino acid:cation symporter, whose translation MIYLKLRIGLLGRIIIAIAFGILLGSIVPESQNWIVRTFVTFNTVFGQFLGFAIPLIILAFIIPGIGELGKGAGKLVGLTALIAYVSTIAAGTLAYFATSNLFPQILTRNNASAESPEEALLKGFMEFEIPPVFGVMTALILAFVIGIGIAAIESKRSLDLAMDFRDIIELLISKVIIPLLPIHIAGIFMNMTYAGQVAEILSVFSLVFVTIIVLHLTMLLIQYSIAGGLNKENPLRLLKTMMPAYFTAIGTQSSAATIPVTLRQAKANNTDEGVANFVVPLCATIHLSGSTITLTSVGVALMYLNGMPMSYAIVLPFILALGVTMIAAPGVPGGAVMASLGLFGSILGFDATMQSLVIALYLAQDSFGTATNVTGDGAIAKIVHYFKRNTKLLDDAKAREEIA comes from the coding sequence ATGATTTATTTGAAATTACGCATTGGCCTTCTAGGTCGCATCATCATCGCTATCGCATTCGGGATTCTACTCGGTAGCATCGTACCAGAAAGCCAGAACTGGATTGTCCGGACGTTCGTCACGTTCAACACGGTCTTTGGACAGTTCCTAGGCTTCGCCATCCCACTCATCATTCTCGCCTTCATTATTCCAGGAATCGGGGAACTTGGAAAAGGCGCTGGGAAATTGGTCGGTTTGACGGCACTAATCGCATACGTATCGACAATCGCTGCCGGGACGCTCGCCTACTTCGCGACGAGCAACCTGTTCCCACAAATTTTGACACGTAACAACGCGTCAGCTGAAAGCCCGGAGGAAGCGCTCTTAAAAGGCTTCATGGAATTCGAGATCCCACCGGTATTCGGCGTTATGACGGCGCTCATTCTCGCATTCGTCATCGGCATCGGGATTGCCGCCATCGAAAGCAAGCGCTCGCTCGACCTAGCCATGGATTTCCGCGATATCATTGAACTACTCATCAGCAAAGTCATCATTCCACTATTACCGATTCACATCGCCGGAATTTTCATGAACATGACGTATGCCGGACAAGTCGCTGAGATTCTCTCGGTGTTCTCGCTCGTCTTCGTCACAATCATCGTCCTACACTTGACGATGCTCTTGATTCAATACTCGATCGCAGGGGGTCTCAACAAAGAGAACCCGCTTCGCCTCTTGAAGACGATGATGCCGGCTTACTTCACGGCCATCGGGACACAGTCGTCAGCGGCGACAATCCCGGTCACGCTTCGCCAAGCGAAAGCGAACAACACGGACGAGGGCGTCGCCAACTTCGTCGTCCCGCTCTGTGCGACGATCCACTTGTCAGGGTCGACCATCACGCTCACATCGGTCGGTGTCGCCCTCATGTACTTGAACGGCATGCCGATGTCTTACGCGATCGTGCTTCCGTTCATCCTCGCCCTCGGCGTCACGATGATCGCGGCACCAGGCGTACCAGGTGGAGCCGTTATGGCCTCACTCGGTTTGTTCGGTTCAATCCTCGGGTTCGATGCGACGATGCAAAGTCTCGTCATCGCTCTCTATTTGGCACAAGATAGCTTCGGCACGGCGACGAACGTCACGGGAGACGGGGCCATCGCCAAGATCGTTCATTACTTCAAACGCAACACGAAACTCCTCGACGACGCGAAAGCGCGCGAAGAAATCGCATAA
- a CDS encoding GNAT family N-acetyltransferase yields MELIRWNDLSGFEERVMPHLLEHEAENSLMIGVLDAIKQGRYESYHHLTVEDDGDVLAILQVTPPHPLNYVLVTPEREDDVLRLLVPELLNGDIPFTEVVSQADLAMNFYTLWYILTAREPKVFMEQGLYRLDHVNDIPLSEGSMRRATEDDETFLVMAYNAFEKETGLPVSSKADAKQKIATMLENQEVYVWEVDGKVVSCAKKSRETANGVNVSFVYTPKALRKRGYARSLVAELSRELLTSKQYCTLYTDLSNPTSNKIYKEVGYQKIFTSAWIRLPS; encoded by the coding sequence ATGGAACTGATTCGTTGGAACGACCTATCCGGATTTGAAGAACGTGTCATGCCCCACCTGCTCGAACATGAGGCCGAGAACAGCTTGATGATTGGCGTGCTCGATGCCATCAAGCAAGGCCGATACGAGTCGTATCATCATTTGACCGTCGAAGATGACGGTGACGTGCTCGCAATCCTGCAAGTGACGCCGCCCCATCCGCTCAACTATGTGCTCGTGACGCCCGAGCGAGAGGATGACGTCCTTCGTCTGCTCGTGCCTGAACTATTAAATGGTGATATCCCATTCACCGAGGTCGTCTCGCAAGCCGATCTAGCGATGAATTTCTACACGCTCTGGTACATCCTGACGGCGCGAGAGCCGAAAGTCTTCATGGAGCAGGGTCTGTATCGTCTTGATCACGTCAACGACATCCCGCTGTCGGAAGGGTCGATGCGACGGGCGACCGAGGACGATGAGACGTTCCTCGTAATGGCGTATAACGCGTTTGAAAAAGAAACCGGTTTGCCGGTCTCGTCGAAGGCAGACGCAAAACAAAAGATTGCGACGATGCTCGAGAATCAAGAAGTGTACGTCTGGGAAGTCGACGGCAAGGTCGTTTCCTGCGCGAAGAAATCACGTGAGACCGCGAACGGCGTCAACGTCTCGTTCGTCTATACACCGAAAGCGTTGCGCAAGCGCGGCTATGCCCGTTCGCTCGTCGCCGAGCTGAGCCGGGAGCTCTTGACGTCGAAACAATATTGTACGCTCTATACGGATTTGAGCAACCCGACATCGAACAAGATTTACAAAGAAGTCGGCTATCAAAAAATCTTCACTTCGGCATGGATTCGATTGCCTAGCTGA
- a CDS encoding murein hydrolase activator EnvC family protein, producing the protein MVNLKKFAATVTLGALLISGTTPGYASSLTDKQKKVQQQQQKNSSEQSKANASIQKREQAISKEQQEINKLDAELQDVINDVAQKKAEIRATQQKIAALQKQIKQYEAKMKAQEELMKERMATMQKNGGGSIDWAEFIFGSKDFGDLLTRMITAGTIQENDKQIFEEYQATKEKLAKAQAELKAERDALVKQKEELEQRQKTLNKKMKERAAKIKKLNAEKVKFESKLVSLQEMESTLKSQEKAIKAEMEAQRRAAEEAKRAAAAAAAAKKQQSSNSAASAVSTPTASAAASVPASGGMFQRPASGRLTQGWGPASGANGYSFHNALDIAGPVGTPIYAAQTGTVLRAGWSGAYGNQVMIAHVINGQVWTTVYAHMNSISVSAGQRVSQGQNIGGMGSTGNSTGSHLHFEIHRGGYSYSSSSAGNTVNPASFF; encoded by the coding sequence TTGGTTAACTTGAAGAAATTTGCAGCAACCGTCACTTTAGGAGCTCTTCTCATTAGCGGCACGACACCTGGCTATGCATCGTCACTTACAGACAAACAGAAAAAGGTGCAGCAGCAACAACAAAAGAATAGCAGTGAACAGAGCAAAGCGAACGCCTCGATCCAAAAACGTGAACAGGCAATCAGCAAAGAGCAGCAAGAAATCAACAAGTTAGACGCTGAACTCCAAGACGTCATCAACGACGTCGCGCAAAAGAAAGCTGAGATTCGTGCGACACAACAAAAAATCGCAGCCCTTCAAAAGCAAATCAAACAATATGAAGCGAAGATGAAGGCACAAGAAGAGCTCATGAAAGAGCGCATGGCCACAATGCAAAAAAATGGCGGCGGTTCGATCGACTGGGCAGAGTTCATCTTCGGTTCGAAAGACTTCGGTGACTTGCTCACACGCATGATCACAGCTGGTACGATCCAAGAGAACGACAAGCAAATCTTCGAAGAGTACCAAGCGACAAAAGAAAAATTGGCGAAAGCGCAAGCTGAATTGAAAGCCGAGCGCGACGCTCTCGTGAAACAAAAAGAAGAACTCGAACAACGTCAAAAGACGCTCAACAAGAAAATGAAAGAGCGCGCAGCGAAGATCAAGAAACTCAACGCTGAAAAAGTGAAGTTCGAATCGAAATTGGTGAGCCTCCAAGAAATGGAGTCAACACTCAAGTCACAAGAAAAAGCCATCAAAGCTGAAATGGAAGCACAACGTCGTGCGGCCGAAGAAGCCAAACGTGCGGCAGCGGCAGCAGCGGCAGCGAAGAAACAACAGAGCTCAAACTCTGCTGCGAGCGCAGTCAGCACGCCGACAGCATCGGCAGCAGCTTCAGTACCAGCAAGCGGTGGCATGTTCCAACGTCCAGCAAGCGGTCGCCTCACACAAGGATGGGGTCCAGCAAGCGGAGCGAACGGCTACTCGTTCCACAACGCTCTTGATATCGCAGGTCCAGTCGGTACACCGATCTATGCAGCACAAACAGGTACGGTCCTCCGTGCAGGTTGGAGTGGCGCATACGGAAACCAGGTCATGATCGCACACGTGATCAACGGACAAGTATGGACGACAGTATATGCTCACATGAACTCAATATCCGTTTCTGCGGGTCAACGCGTGTCACAAGGACAAAACATTGGCGGCATGGGTAGCACAGGGAACTCGACTGGCTCACACTTGCACTTTGAGATTCACCGTGGCGGTTACTCGTACTCATCTTCGAGCGCGGGCAACACAGTCAACCCAGCTTCATTCTTCTAA